One Betaproteobacteria bacterium genomic window carries:
- a CDS encoding glutamate-5-semialdehyde dehydrogenase, protein MDIQTYMHQVGREAKKAARAMARAETRAKNNALLFMAAAIECDADKLLAANKRDVDGARARGLDPAMIDRLTLTAKSVASMADGLRQIAQLADPIGEITDLKYRPTGIQVGKMRVPLGVVAIIYEARPNVTADAAGLCLKSGNAAILRGGSEAIHANQAIAACVHAGLKSAGLPETAVQVIEVTDRAAVGELLTMKDYVDIVVPRGGKGLIERVSAESKIPVLKHLDGICHVYIDDRADLDKAIRIADNAKTQRYGTCNTMETLLVHQDIAQRVLPPLCKIYLDKGVELRGDDAARAIVTRMTPATEEDWYTEYLAPILSVRVVAGLDEAMDHIALHGSAHTDAIVTEDYTRARRFLREVDSSSVMVNASTRFADGFEYGLGAEIGISTDKLHARGPVGLEGLTSQKYVVLGDGQIRE, encoded by the coding sequence ATGGACATTCAAACCTACATGCACCAGGTCGGCCGCGAAGCGAAAAAAGCCGCGCGAGCCATGGCCCGGGCGGAAACGCGGGCGAAGAACAACGCCCTGCTATTCATGGCTGCGGCCATCGAGTGCGACGCGGATAAGTTGCTCGCCGCGAACAAGCGAGACGTCGATGGTGCGCGCGCCCGCGGCCTCGACCCAGCGATGATCGACCGCCTAACCTTGACGGCGAAGTCCGTGGCTTCCATGGCGGATGGACTGCGCCAGATCGCGCAATTGGCCGATCCCATCGGAGAAATCACGGATCTCAAATATCGTCCCACGGGCATTCAGGTAGGCAAGATGCGCGTGCCGCTGGGTGTGGTGGCAATCATCTACGAAGCGCGTCCCAACGTCACCGCCGACGCGGCGGGATTGTGCTTGAAGTCCGGTAACGCGGCCATCCTGCGCGGAGGGTCGGAAGCCATTCACGCCAATCAAGCCATTGCCGCTTGCGTTCATGCAGGCTTAAAGAGCGCTGGTCTGCCCGAAACCGCCGTGCAAGTGATCGAAGTAACCGACCGGGCCGCGGTGGGCGAGTTGCTCACCATGAAAGATTACGTCGATATCGTCGTGCCGCGCGGTGGCAAGGGATTGATCGAACGGGTGTCGGCGGAATCGAAGATTCCCGTGCTGAAGCACCTCGACGGTATTTGCCACGTCTACATCGACGACCGCGCGGATTTGGACAAAGCCATTCGCATCGCCGACAACGCCAAGACCCAGCGTTATGGCACTTGCAACACCATGGAAACCTTGCTCGTGCATCAAGATATCGCGCAGCGGGTACTGCCGCCGCTGTGCAAAATCTACCTGGACAAGGGCGTGGAGTTGCGCGGCGATGACGCCGCGCGCGCCATCGTTACCCGGATGACTCCAGCCACGGAGGAGGATTGGTACACGGAGTATCTCGCGCCCATTCTTTCCGTTCGCGTGGTGGCAGGTCTTGACGAGGCCATGGATCACATCGCGCTCCACGGCTCGGCGCACACGGATGCCATCGTGACGGAAGATTACACGCGCGCGCGCCGTTTCCTGCGCGAAGTGGATTCAAGTTCCGTGATGGTGAATGCCTCCACGCGCTTCGCCGACGGCTTCGAATATGGACTGGGTGCCGAGATCGGCATCTCCACCGATAAACTGCACGCGCGCGGGCCCGTGGGGTTGGAAGGCTTGACCTCGCAAAAATACGTGGTGCTCGGCGACGGCCAAATTCGAGAATAA
- a CDS encoding transcriptional regulator — protein MPAASPAIPNAVAEKLKALGQQIRTHRKSLRVSATTAAQAAGMSRVTLHRIERGEPSVTMGAYLNAIAALGLDFGIPAPPTSSAGKNEDDHKDWIPARIHLADYPQLKKLAWQVHGIDALTPAEALSIYERKWRHLDVQSMVPRELHLVDALRLAFGEGHV, from the coding sequence ATGCCAGCCGCAAGTCCTGCTATCCCTAACGCCGTCGCCGAGAAGCTCAAGGCTCTTGGACAGCAGATTCGTACCCACCGCAAGTCACTTCGCGTCAGTGCCACCACGGCAGCGCAGGCAGCGGGCATGTCGCGCGTCACCTTGCACCGCATTGAGAGAGGTGAACCCTCGGTGACCATGGGCGCCTACCTCAATGCCATCGCGGCGCTGGGACTTGACTTCGGCATTCCCGCGCCGCCTACGTCTAGCGCTGGCAAGAATGAGGACGATCACAAGGATTGGATTCCTGCCCGCATCCACCTGGCTGATTACCCCCAACTCAAGAAACTCGCCTGGCAGGTTCACGGCATTGATGCGCTGACGCCTGCCGAGGCGTTGAGCATCTACGAGCGCAAATGGCGCCATCTGGACGTACAGTCGATGGTGCCACGTGAACTCCATCTCGTGGACGCTTTGCGCCTAGCGTTTGGGGAGGGCCATGTTTGA